A single window of Nocardia sp. NBC_01327 DNA harbors:
- a CDS encoding cation:proton antiporter, which translates to MLVILVTYRLIWPILRKLAQVQVVAIMVAGFLLGPSVLGLIWPTGQRWLFPTTLHIGGTSITHPNLVAIYVVGQLGLVLYMFLVGASFKLDILGAHRRQAGVTSAFGVVVPLILGSLLGWTMVTKHGQYFTDKVGHWQGALFIASAVAITAFPMLAWIVYDSGLMNTRLGTMSLSCAAVDDACSWMLLAAVVASTRGSMNGALIAVAGGVGYLLFMVFIVRRWLARLNTWSPRGDNALTGGIPITHLTIVLLVILAGCWFTDYVGIFSVFGAFVAGTVMPRGEFLDTIRARFEPLVAYLLLPAFFIYSGLNTQLSLILKPSVLLIGAAILVVSFAGKFGAVGLAARWQGMGWREAGSMGALANARGLMELILLNIGQSAGLITNELYTILALMTIITTLLATPIQRMFERHAWKEGYVFGRTGEEPKPVRATTPATDVP; encoded by the coding sequence ATGCTGGTCATTCTGGTGACGTACCGCCTGATCTGGCCGATACTCCGCAAGCTGGCGCAGGTGCAGGTCGTGGCGATCATGGTCGCCGGTTTTCTGCTCGGCCCCTCGGTCCTCGGCCTGATCTGGCCGACCGGCCAGCGATGGCTTTTTCCGACCACGCTCCATATCGGGGGCACATCGATCACACATCCGAATCTGGTCGCGATCTACGTCGTGGGCCAGCTGGGACTCGTGCTCTACATGTTCCTGGTCGGGGCGTCGTTCAAGCTCGATATTCTCGGCGCGCACCGGCGGCAGGCCGGTGTCACGTCCGCCTTCGGAGTCGTGGTTCCGCTGATCCTCGGCAGCCTGCTCGGCTGGACGATGGTCACAAAGCACGGACAGTACTTCACCGACAAGGTGGGGCATTGGCAAGGCGCGCTGTTCATCGCTTCCGCGGTGGCGATCACGGCCTTTCCGATGCTGGCGTGGATCGTTTACGACTCCGGGCTGATGAATACCAGGCTGGGCACGATGTCGCTGTCCTGCGCCGCCGTCGATGACGCATGTTCGTGGATGCTGCTGGCTGCCGTCGTCGCCAGTACCAGGGGATCGATGAACGGTGCCCTGATCGCCGTCGCCGGCGGTGTCGGCTACCTCCTGTTCATGGTGTTCATCGTGCGGCGCTGGCTTGCGCGACTGAACACCTGGTCCCCGCGCGGAGACAACGCGCTCACCGGCGGCATCCCGATCACCCACCTGACGATCGTGCTGCTCGTTATCCTCGCGGGCTGCTGGTTCACCGACTATGTCGGCATCTTCTCGGTATTCGGCGCTTTCGTGGCGGGCACCGTGATGCCGCGCGGGGAGTTTCTCGATACGATCCGCGCGCGGTTCGAGCCACTGGTCGCGTATCTGCTTCTTCCCGCGTTCTTCATCTATTCCGGTCTGAACACACAGCTTTCCCTCATTCTCAAGCCGTCGGTGCTCTTGATCGGCGCGGCGATTCTGGTCGTATCATTCGCCGGAAAATTCGGTGCGGTCGGCCTCGCCGCCCGATGGCAGGGCATGGGCTGGCGGGAGGCAGGGTCGATGGGCGCGCTGGCCAACGCCCGCGGCCTGATGGAACTCATCCTGTTGAATATCGGACAATCCGCAGGCCTGATCACGAACGAGCTCTACACGATTCTGGCGCTGATGACGATCATCACCACCCTTCTCGCCACTCCGATCCAGCGCATGTTCGAACGCCACGCATGGAAGGAGGGCTATGTGTTCGGCCGAACGGGTGAGGAACCCAAACCGGTCCGCGCTACTACACCGGCAACCGACGTCCCGTGA
- a CDS encoding bacterial transcriptional activator domain-containing protein — MRHLLEPALAPRQPSTFIRSDGKGRYWFDFAGCWWTDVVEAERLLVAGKAAETHGNLETAIASYEALLDYYERTFLPENLFDEAFDSCRTEHEVAYRYLESGLLRLYLIGGLPHKALPIALSILERDPYSEEACTAIAEVSLLQGNVLAARSQLARYLETIHHELGADVGRNASQLWKRIEQELGEQHRRGHSAVHGTSVAGVVARTGLGSSPVRPNT, encoded by the coding sequence GTGCGGCATCTGCTCGAGCCCGCTCTGGCGCCCCGGCAGCCGTCCACCTTCATTCGCTCCGATGGCAAGGGCCGGTACTGGTTCGACTTCGCCGGCTGCTGGTGGACCGACGTGGTCGAGGCCGAACGACTGCTCGTTGCGGGCAAGGCCGCCGAGACGCACGGCAACCTCGAGACCGCGATCGCCTCGTATGAGGCGCTGCTGGACTACTACGAACGAACCTTCCTGCCGGAGAATCTCTTCGACGAGGCCTTCGACTCCTGTCGCACCGAACACGAAGTGGCATATCGGTATTTGGAGAGCGGTCTGCTGCGCCTCTACCTGATCGGCGGCCTGCCCCACAAGGCGCTGCCGATCGCGCTGTCGATCCTGGAGCGGGACCCCTACTCGGAGGAGGCGTGCACGGCCATCGCCGAGGTCAGCCTGCTGCAGGGCAATGTCCTCGCCGCGCGCTCACAGCTCGCCCGCTACCTGGAAACGATCCATCATGAACTCGGCGCCGACGTGGGCCGAAACGCATCGCAACTCTGGAAGCGCATCGAGCAGGAACTCGGGGAGCAACATCGCCGGGGTCATTCTGCCGTTCACGGGACGTCGGTTGCCGGTGTAGTAGCGCGGACCGGTTTGGGTTCCTCACCCGTTCGGCCGAACACATAG
- a CDS encoding NAD(P)/FAD-dependent oxidoreductase: MTEQKTSDDTAREFDVAILGGGAAGLALAVQLHKTRPESSIVVVEKSVRAPEAAHKVGESTVDIAARYMREVLEMEPHITSRQLEKFGLRFFFTQADNRDIARRIELGHARRPTVGATYQLDRGRFENYLSDELVARGVDLWTGHKVTEVDIVDSGGWHHVDVTAPDGSRRGVRARWVVDASGRASLLKRKLSLSKPNGHNVNAAWFRIDHPIDIDEWSSSADWHERISGGHRSLSTNHLMGEGYWVWLIPLASGTISVGIVADAQIHPFAEISRFDKALTWLQEHEPQCAEVVAAHQDKLLDFKVMRNYSYGCQQVYSEQGWCLTGEAGIFLDPLYSPGFDVISMSNGLITDLVTRALDGEDVSELAAIHNNVFFMVTDGWLPIYEGQYAIMGNARVMSAKVIWDTGVYWAVPSLLYYHDQFRQLADRPRLVAQLARMSAITDPVQRFFRQWYEVEPRTHADGMITYYDFDFMTRFHEGLSAGLSDAELGDRLAANFDELERIAGELVSAVMAEGDAAVDVRRREQAVRWRADKALMRLVEVYEAHGGCGEAWVTAGPDGVGLGGGRDFSVRGLVPDPGPAARTGVR, translated from the coding sequence GGCCCGCGAATTCGACGTGGCGATCCTGGGCGGCGGTGCGGCTGGGCTGGCGCTGGCCGTGCAGTTGCACAAGACCCGCCCCGAGAGCTCGATCGTGGTGGTGGAGAAGAGCGTTCGCGCACCCGAGGCCGCGCACAAGGTCGGCGAGTCCACCGTCGATATCGCCGCCCGCTACATGCGCGAGGTGCTCGAGATGGAACCACACATCACGAGCCGGCAGCTCGAGAAGTTCGGGCTGCGGTTCTTCTTCACCCAGGCGGACAACCGCGACATCGCGCGCCGTATCGAACTCGGCCACGCACGCCGCCCGACTGTCGGCGCCACCTACCAACTGGACCGGGGGCGGTTCGAGAACTACCTGTCCGATGAACTGGTCGCTCGCGGTGTGGATCTGTGGACCGGCCACAAGGTCACCGAGGTCGATATCGTCGACTCCGGTGGGTGGCACCATGTCGATGTGACGGCACCGGACGGTAGTCGCCGTGGTGTCCGGGCACGGTGGGTGGTGGATGCGTCGGGTCGCGCGAGCCTGCTCAAACGCAAGCTCAGCCTGTCGAAACCGAACGGCCACAATGTGAATGCCGCCTGGTTCCGGATCGACCACCCGATCGATATCGACGAATGGTCGAGCTCGGCCGACTGGCATGAGCGCATCAGCGGAGGCCATCGCAGTTTGTCGACCAACCACCTGATGGGGGAGGGCTATTGGGTGTGGCTGATTCCGCTGGCCTCGGGAACGATCAGCGTCGGTATCGTCGCCGACGCGCAGATACATCCCTTCGCAGAGATCAGTCGCTTCGACAAGGCGTTGACCTGGCTGCAGGAGCATGAGCCGCAGTGCGCCGAGGTGGTCGCCGCACATCAGGACAAGCTGCTCGACTTCAAGGTCATGCGGAACTATTCGTACGGCTGTCAGCAGGTGTATTCAGAGCAGGGCTGGTGCCTGACGGGAGAGGCCGGCATCTTCCTGGACCCGCTGTACTCGCCGGGATTCGACGTCATCTCGATGAGCAACGGGCTGATCACCGACTTGGTCACTCGCGCGCTCGACGGGGAGGATGTCAGCGAATTGGCCGCGATACACAACAACGTGTTCTTCATGGTCACCGACGGCTGGCTGCCGATCTACGAAGGCCAGTACGCCATCATGGGCAACGCCCGGGTGATGAGCGCGAAGGTCATCTGGGACACCGGAGTCTATTGGGCGGTGCCGTCGCTGCTCTACTACCACGACCAGTTTCGGCAGCTGGCCGATCGCCCGAGACTGGTGGCGCAATTGGCGCGGATGTCCGCGATCACCGACCCGGTCCAGCGGTTCTTCCGGCAGTGGTACGAGGTCGAGCCCAGGACGCACGCCGACGGCATGATCACCTACTACGACTTCGATTTCATGACTCGCTTCCACGAGGGTTTGTCGGCAGGTCTGTCCGATGCCGAACTCGGCGATCGGCTCGCCGCCAATTTCGACGAGTTGGAGCGCATCGCCGGCGAGCTCGTGTCCGCGGTAATGGCGGAAGGTGATGCGGCCGTTGATGTCCGGCGGCGTGAGCAGGCCGTGCGGTGGCGGGCCGATAAGGCGTTGATGCGGCTGGTCGAGGTCTACGAGGCGCACGGCGGGTGCGGCGAAGCATGGGTCACCGCGGGGCCGGACGGAGTGGGACTGGGCGGCGGCCGGGATTTCTCCGTTCGCGGCCTGGTGCCCGATCCGGGACCGGCCGCGCGAACCGGTGTGCGGTAA
- a CDS encoding NAD(P)/FAD-dependent oxidoreductase, giving the protein MTSAVRHRLSELTGDQLAVLAQSLRARKAMEPSEPGDYDVVVLGGGTAGLTLALHLRRAVPGIRVLVVEKLAHPVPETTHKVGESTVEIAAHYLRDVLGLRDHLETCQLRKFGLRMFFSHNDNSDIAERVELGSSVFPPLSTYQLDRGRLENELGVRCVQAGVEFLSGYKVFDVELRPGQPLHQIRVTRPDGERGVSARWVVDATGRSQLLQRHSRPLRKPVGHKANAAWLRIAHPIDVNAWTGDPEWAARVTEGDRALSTNHLMGDGYWVWLIRLASGSTSVGIVADSDAHGFDTFNTLDKAQDWLRRHEPQCAAVLDAHSDDIQDFRVMHDYSYGCEQVFSGEQRWCLTGESGVFLDPLYSPGLDLIAIGNVLVVDLIARSLAGADVTALGAIHDSLFRSVTDIWLAVYEKQYHLMGHAEVMTSKVIWDTAFYWGVFGLLFFQDKFRSAATTASVAADLGRLTRISNRVQQFFREWASIDDSQLPPQFVDLYKPLNFMVRLHAGMADQLTAAEFETRFGENTRLFAQLAGQLISTVIATYAERTCDDAVVARIQSWQRDPIIAELLATYRRERHRNPTSPEWMTIGRSVVHTANA; this is encoded by the coding sequence ATGACTTCAGCGGTACGGCATCGGCTTTCCGAATTGACCGGAGATCAGCTGGCGGTTCTGGCGCAATCGCTGCGTGCCCGCAAGGCGATGGAACCGTCAGAGCCGGGCGACTACGACGTAGTCGTGCTCGGCGGTGGCACCGCCGGCCTGACGCTCGCGCTGCACCTGCGCCGGGCGGTACCCGGGATCCGGGTTCTCGTCGTGGAAAAGCTGGCTCATCCGGTCCCCGAGACCACACACAAGGTGGGGGAGTCCACCGTCGAGATCGCCGCGCACTATCTGCGCGATGTGCTCGGACTGCGCGATCATCTCGAGACGTGCCAACTGCGCAAGTTCGGGCTGCGAATGTTCTTCAGCCACAACGACAACTCCGATATCGCCGAGCGCGTCGAGCTGGGTAGCTCGGTATTTCCGCCGCTGAGCACCTATCAGCTCGACCGTGGGCGGCTGGAGAACGAGCTCGGTGTGCGCTGTGTCCAGGCGGGCGTCGAATTCCTCAGTGGCTACAAGGTGTTCGACGTGGAGTTGCGGCCCGGCCAGCCGCTGCACCAGATCCGGGTCACGCGGCCGGACGGCGAACGCGGCGTGAGTGCGCGATGGGTGGTCGATGCCACCGGGCGCAGCCAGCTGCTGCAGCGCCACTCTCGCCCGTTGCGAAAGCCGGTCGGGCACAAGGCTAATGCCGCCTGGCTGCGAATTGCGCACCCGATCGATGTCAACGCCTGGACCGGTGACCCCGAATGGGCTGCGCGGGTCACTGAGGGAGACCGCGCCCTGTCGACGAATCACCTGATGGGCGACGGCTATTGGGTCTGGCTGATCAGGCTCGCGTCGGGCTCGACGAGCGTCGGGATCGTCGCCGACAGCGACGCGCACGGGTTCGACACCTTCAACACTCTGGACAAGGCGCAGGACTGGCTGCGCCGGCACGAACCGCAATGTGCGGCTGTGCTGGACGCACATTCGGACGATATCCAGGACTTCCGGGTCATGCACGACTACTCCTACGGGTGTGAGCAGGTGTTCTCGGGTGAGCAGCGGTGGTGCCTGACAGGTGAGTCCGGGGTGTTCCTCGACCCGCTCTACTCACCGGGCCTGGATCTGATCGCCATCGGCAATGTGCTGGTGGTCGACCTGATCGCCCGCTCGCTGGCCGGTGCGGACGTCACGGCGCTGGGTGCGATCCACGACAGCCTGTTCCGCAGTGTCACCGATATCTGGCTCGCGGTCTACGAGAAGCAGTACCACCTGATGGGCCACGCGGAGGTGATGACGTCGAAGGTCATCTGGGACACCGCGTTCTACTGGGGCGTCTTCGGCCTGCTGTTCTTCCAGGACAAGTTCCGCAGCGCGGCCACCACCGCGTCGGTGGCCGCCGATTTGGGCCGGCTGACCCGGATCAGCAACCGTGTTCAGCAGTTCTTCCGTGAGTGGGCATCGATAGACGACTCGCAGCTGCCCCCGCAGTTCGTGGACCTTTACAAGCCACTGAACTTCATGGTCCGGCTGCACGCCGGCATGGCCGACCAGCTGACCGCCGCCGAGTTCGAAACGCGGTTCGGTGAGAACACCCGGCTCTTCGCGCAGCTGGCCGGACAACTGATCAGCACGGTCATTGCCACCTATGCCGAACGGACCTGCGACGACGCTGTCGTCGCCCGCATTCAGAGCTGGCAGCGCGACCCGATCATCGCTGAACTGCTGGCCACCTATCGCCGTGAACGGCACCGCAACCCGACCAGCCCGGAGTGGATGACGATCGGCCGCTCCGTCGTGCACACAGCCAACGCCTGA